GAATATGTCTAATTTCATTGTCAAATAAAAGCAAGGTAGACAGACGGGGACAATTAGGAGATGTGCCATCCGGAATTTCTTGTATCTTATCGTTAGCCAGAGAAACTACTTCCAAATCAATTGTCCATTCCTCAATGTCAGGTATCTTTTCCATACTTTCATCACATTTTACCATCAAGTTACTACCATTCTCTTTGATGATATTCAAGGCCATTTTCCTCACCAGAGCATGCATCGTTAGCTCCGAATTATCCTCCAACAATAAAGAATGATTTATGAGTTTATCCACTATGACATTTGCTTCGTCAAATATTTCTTCCAACCTCCTCTTTCCATTTAACAGTACCATATCAACATGATTCATAATCAAAAGATATCTTCTTACAGGATTTGGTAGCAATGCACTATACAAGAAACATTTTTGTACATCCTTTTCAGTTAAATTATCATAGCTACGTCTCAGTACAGTTAAGACTTCTTCCTGCATCTCCACTCCCATTTCCAATTTGTCAAGTTTATTCAGGGCATGTCTCCACCAGTGGATTCTAGTTTCCCCTTTCATGGTTCGAGCCATTACACTGATTCCAAGTGGTAAACCATCACATTTCCCTACCATAGATCTTGCAATATCCAAAACTTGAGAGGGAAGTGTTGAAGGTGTCCCATGGTCTCCaagttttaacaaaaataacttcatatcatcaccatcaccatcaacataataatcatcatcaaaaatAATACCATTTTGGAAAGGCATCACTTCTATCATATTACTTGGAAGGCAATCCATTTGTTGGCAAACATGTCTCAAACGACTTGTGATGATCAATTTATTACCCTTCATTCGAAGAGGAATTCCGACCTTTTCCATATCAATGTATTTCCAAACATCATCCAAAATAAGTactatattttctcttttttccaaCTCTGACGCCAAAATCAATGCTCTTTCCCTCTCATCATCTCCATAaagctttatttttaatatttctgcAATGTGTTGTTGCAATTTGAAAATGGTGAAATCATGGGAAACAGTTACCCATACGACATCTTTGAAAGTTTTGGTTCTCTTTATCTCACTTTCCATGTAAGTTGCTAGGAATGTTTTTCCCACTCCCCCCATTCCATGAATGCCAATGATGAAAACTTTATCCTCTCGCAGAAGATCCCACATCGTCttaacatttttatcaaatttcttgCCATCAAATTCATTTGACAGCACCAAAGGCTTTTCTTCCATATGCGCTTCCATCtctaaaatcaaaaaatataaattatattgtacATGTTGCACATTGAAGTTAGAGCAGCTAAACTGATTCAGTTACTTTTTCACATCGATAGCTCTTTGTTTCATGTTCTGTAGTTCTTTCAACCACTCATCAACGTTTCTCTTGCGCTCCTTGCCACGTGACTCCATCAATTGTAATTGTCCTTGAATGTCCTCTTCCTTACTTGTTAGATCGGATATAAACTCATCACATTTACTTTCTAAAGTAGTCACAACACCATGACCATTTTCTGCTTCATGACCTGTTTTATTGTTTTGGTGAAGCTTAGTTCATTTAAGagttttgatatattaaaacaaaaaaaaaatacaaatacatcTTTAAAGCTCTCGTTAAACAGTATTTTATTTGCtaacttttccttttattaatAGTAAATAAGAAATCAATATACTACAAGCCAAATCGGTCTTTAGAGTATTTAAATTAGGAGTTTCtaaaaagaattcaattttttaatcgatttataataaatgacatcaaaataattgtttaaaatatatattttgaaatttccaatatttagttaaaattattaaattctaTGCTTTTAGtgaatatatgtttattttagtttttagtttttactaattaatgttattcatttgttgatttttatttatcaatattacATCACGAGATACTTAAAATAAGCAAAAACTAGCCCATGTGAGAAAGACTACTATActattgatataaaataaagaaaagtttaGAATTGGTAAGAAAATTATAGGAActaaaatagaaatttaaatttttgagtaataaaaaacttaattagacatgagaattttaaaaagaaagcaATTATTCTCAAATGGGAGTGCTTTACaattccaatatatatatatatatatatatatcatgctcgcagtaagaaataaaaaaaaaatgttgtttatttaaaatacataataacgTTAAAACACGAAAATCTTTACTGagcaaataataaaattgaatattgaaaaataaataaaaaacacttggaCTTGGgtgaaaaagagaagaaaaattgtAACTAGAAATGCGTACCTTCTAATAAAAGGGTTAATGATGGACTGTTTTCAGGGTTAGCTGCACCACCAACCATTTCTACCATCCCTTGATCACCTTCAACCACTTCAATGCAATAAGCGAtgtacataaaaagaaaatctatTCATTTCTCAAACTTCCACTAAAATCAAGAAAACTAAAGCTAGTAATTAAGGTAGGTATGTTTGACAAGACATATAATCTCTAACACAAACAACGGAattgatgattgaaaaatacaaATCAATGATGTCTCaccttaaaaaaatacaaacacaaGATGAGAAGAAGGAAATAAACAAGATAAATCTGTAACAAAAGTTCTTCTAATGATGATGACTGTATAACTCTTCCATGGTTAATTGAACGACCAACGGTATCAGTCATCTCCTCGGTCCTTTCACCCAC
This region of Vigna unguiculata cultivar IT97K-499-35 chromosome 5, ASM411807v1, whole genome shotgun sequence genomic DNA includes:
- the LOC114186025 gene encoding probable disease resistance protein At4g27220 is translated as MEAHMEEKPLVLSNEFDGKKFDKNVKTMWDLLREDKVFIIGIHGMGGVGKTFLATYMESEIKRTKTFKDVVWVTVSHDFTIFKLQQHIAEILKIKLYGDDERERALILASELEKRENIVLILDDVWKYIDMEKVGIPLRMKGNKLIITSRLRHLFLLKLGDHGTPSTLPSQVLDIARSMVGKCDGLPLGISVMARTMKGETRIHWWRHALNKLDKLEMGVEMQEEVLTVLRRSYDNLTEKDVQKCFLYSALLPNPVRRYLLIMNHVDMVLLNGKRRLEEIFDEANVIVDKLINHSLLLEDNSELTMHALVRKMALNIIKENGSNLMVKCDESMEKIPDIEEWTIDLEVVSLANDKIQEIPDGTSPNCPRLSTLLLFDNEIRHIPECFFMHMNALTTLDLSRNDRLTRLPHSLSNLRTLTSLMLNGCSQLKYIPPLGDLQALLRLDISGCFIHVPPEGLENLVNLKWLDMSSNVDLELVPGSFLPSLTNIQYLDLYGCSGIKVEDIEEMNFLECFAGAFVDRENLNRYVQQTRDSAYGPQNYSIHYQDRSYKGHWEKFWNREFLSEKYKCRTMCIKDCEELSYVLPRDLVKLLLKIILQLLPVSFTLK
- the LOC114184162 gene encoding uncharacterized protein LOC114184162, with translation MYIAYCIEVVEGDQGMVEMVGGAANPENSPSLTLLLEGHEAENGHGVVTTLESKCDEFISDLTSKEEDIQGQLQLMESRGKERKRNVDEWLKELQNMKQRAIDVKK